ATCGAGGGCGGCTGCAACGGCAACCTGCGCTTCGAGGTGCGCACGCGCGGCGTGCGCGCGCACTCGGCGCGCTCGTGGGTGGGTCACAACGCCATCCACGACGCCGCGCAGGTGCTGCAGGTGCTGCAGGACTACCGGGCGCGCGAGGTCGACGTCGACGGCCTCGTCTACCGCGAGGGCCTCAACGCCGTGGGCATCGTCGGTGGCGTCGCCGGCAACGTCATCCCCGACGAGTGCCGCGTCCACGTGAACTACCGCTTCGCGCCGTCGCGCACGGTCGCGGAGGCCGTCGAGCACGTCACCGAGCTCTTCGAGGGCTTCGACGTCGAGGTGCTCGACTCGGCGGAGGGCGCCCGCCCGGGCCTCGACGCGGCGCTCGCGAAGGAGTTCGTGGAGGCCGTGGGCGTCGAGCCGCGCCCCAAGTACGGCTGGACCGACGTCGCGCGCTTCTGGAGCCTCGGCATCCCCGCCGTGAACTACGGCCCCGGCGACCCGCTCAAGGCGCACGCCGACGACGAGCGCGTCGAGCTGCAGCAGATCGTCGACGTCGAGCGCGGCCTGCGGGCGTGGCTCACGGGCACCACGGCCTGATGCGCCTCTGGGCGCGGCTCCCGTGGTGGGGGCACGCGCTCGCGATCTGGGCGGCGAGCCGCGTCGTGTCGACGGCGCTGCTCGTCGCCTTCGCCGCAGCGCAGCCCGCGAACGTCTACACGGGCGCGTCGCCGTCGTTCGTCGACTTCTCGACGATGTGGGATGCGCGCTGGTACGAGCACGTCGCGACGCACGGCTACCCCGACGTGCTGCCGCGCGACGCGTCGGGCGCGATCGACGACAACGCGTGGGCGTTCATGCCCGTGTACCCGATGCTCATCCGTGCGCTCGTGCGCGTGGGCGTCGACTGGCAGGTGGCGGCGCTCGTCATCGCGTGGGCGGCGTCGGCGGCGTTCGCGGTGCTCGCGTACCGACTGCTGCGCGAGACGATCCCGCAGCACGCGGCGTTCGCCCTGGCGCTCGTGCTGCTCGGGCCCGTGTCGCCGCTGCTGCAGGTCGGCTACGCCGAGTCGCTGCACCTCGCGCTGCTCGCCGGCGCGCTGCTCGCCCTGCGGCATCGGCGGTGGGGGATGCTCGCGGCGCTCGTGCCGCTCATGGCGCTCACGCGGCCGTCGGGCCTCGCGTTCGCGCTCGCGCTCGGCATCGTCGCCGCGTGGGCGTGGTGGCGCGAGCGGCCGGCGTGGCCGGCGCGCGACCTGCGCATCCTCGTCGCCCTCGCGGCGTGGGCGCTCGCGTGGGGGCTCGCGTGGCCGGCGTACGCGGCGCTCCGCACGGGGGAGCCGGGCGCGTACGTCGCCACGGAGCTCGGCTGGCGCGCCCCGTACGTCGGCGCGATGCAGCTCGTGCCGGGCACGGGCTGGGTCGCGGGTGCGCAGTGGTGGCTCGGCGGCGTGGGTGTCGGGTTGCTCGTGCTCCTCGTCGGCGGCCTCGTCTGGGTGCTGGCGCGGCGCACGAGCCGGGAGGCGATGGGGGTCGAGGCGTGGGCGTGGACGATCGCGTACCTGCTGTACCTGCTCGCGGTGTGGTTCCCGCAGTCGTCGACGTTCCGCATCCTGCTGCCGGCCTTCGCGCTCGCCACGGTCGTCGCGGTGCTGCCCGGCCGGTGGTGGCGTCCGCTGGTGCTCGCGCTCGGCGTCGCGGGCCAGGTCGCGTGGCTCTGGGCGTGCTGGTGGCTCATGGGCGTCGACTGGACGATCCCGTAGGCACCCCCGTGGAGGCCTCGCTGGTCACGGTCCGCCATCGATTCCGTGACGATCATGTTGCGAACCCAGGGTCCGCTCCCAAGGACATGGGATACTGGAGGTCTTGGGAACGAGAGGGGAACCCCTGATGGCTGCGATGAAGCCTCGCACTGGTGACGGTCCGCTGGAGGCAGTGAGGGAGGGACGGCTCATCGTCGTGCGCGTCCCCCTCGAAGGCGGCGGTCGCCTCGTCGTGTCCGTGAACGATGCCGAGGCGGCGGAGCTGCACGCTGCGCTGAGCGAGGTCGTCGTCTCGGCGTGATGCGTCGAACGTGAGGAAGGGCGGGCCTGCGGGCCCGCCCTTCGTCGTCGCTGGGCGCGGTCGCGCCGCGGATGCCTACGGCTCGGGCAGGCGCGTGACGTGCAGCAGGCCGTCGCTCGCGGGGCTCACGGCGATCGCGACGGCGTCGGATGCGCTGAGCTCCTTGAGCAGCGCGCGGGCGTCGGCGACGACGTCGCCGCGCTGCGCGGGGTCGGCGACGCGGCCGCCGAGCAGGGCGTGGGCGACGAGCACGGTGCCGCCGACGCGCACGAGGCGCAGCGCGTGCTCGACGTGCTCGATGCGGTCGGCGGGGTCGGCGTCGACGAGCACGACGTCGTAGCTGCCCTCGTTCATGCGCGGCAGGATCTCGTTCGCCGAGCCGGTGATGAGGCGCACCTTCGCCTGCGCGTACCCCGCGCGCGTGAATGCGGCGCGAGCGTGCTGGTGGTGGTCGAGCTCGGTGTCGATCGACGTGAGCGTCGCGGCGGGGGCGCCCTTGAGCAGCCAGAGGCCGCTGACGCCCGTGCCGGTGCCGATCTCGAGGATCGCGGAGGCGCCGAGCGTCGCGGTCGTGAGCGCGAGCAGCGCGCCGACCGACGGGGCGACGGTCGTCACGCCGAGCTCGTCGGCCGCGTCGCGTGCGCCGGCGACGATCGCATCCTCGATCGCGAGCTCGTCGATGTACTTCGACGTCAGTGCAGTCTCCACGTGGGCCTCTCCGGCTCCGAGGCTAGCCGCGCGCATGACGCCCGGCGTCGCGCCGCGCCGCGCACCCTGCGTGCGCAGGTACGCTGGAATCCCCGTCGAGAGGAGAGGGTCGTGACGTTCCTCGGGTTGACCCTCGACAAGCTCATCGTCATCGGCGTCATCGCGGCGATCATCCTCGGCCCCGAGCGCCTGCCGGCGGCCGCCGAGCGGCTCGCAGGGCTCGTGCGCGGCATCCGCGACCTCGCGAACGGCGCGAAGGATCGCATGCGCGAGGAGATGGGGCCGGAGTTCGACGACGTCGACTGGCGCAAGCTCGACCCGCGCCAGTACGACCCGCGGCGCATCGTGCGCGAGGCGCTCATGGACGACGCGCCCAAGGCTGCGGCAGCCGCGAGCACCGTCGCCGCGACGGCGGCGGCGGGGCGTGCGCGCCGGCGCACGACGCCGCGCGATCCGCTGCCGGACGGCGCCCCGTACGACGTCGAGGCGACCTGACGCGCGGCGCGCTCGCAACACGGGTTGCCCCCAGCGACGCAATGTCGTGACGATGTCTCAACTTTTGCCGTAGAGTCACCTGCATGCCGCAGGACCGGATCCCCTCCTCCACGGTCGTGCGCTACTCCACGGGAGCGCTCGGCACGGGAGGCTTCAGCACGCTTCCCGGACTCGTGCTGCTCTACTTCATGACCGACACGCTCGGCATCGCCGCGCTCTGGGCCGGCCTCGTCATCGGCGTCGTGCGCGTGTGGGACGTCGTCGCCGACCCCGTCATCGGCGCGCTCTCCGACGACGACGACGCCCGCACCGGCTCGCGCCGCCGCTGGATGCTCGTGGGCGGCATCGCCCTGCCCGTGCTGTTCGTGCTCATGTTCGCCGTGCCCGCCGACCTGCCGCCCATCGCATCCGTGCTCTGGGTCGGCATCGCGTACCTCGGCGCCGCGACGGCGTTCAGCGTCTTCCAGGTGCCGTACATGGCGCTGCCCGCCGCGATCTCGCACGACTACGACGAGCGCACGCGCCTGCTGACGGCCCGCGTCATCGTGCTCACGATCGCGATCCTCGCGTTCGGCGGCGGCGGCCCCGCGCTGCGCGGCATCGTCGACGACGCCCACGTCGGCTACCTGCTCATGGGCATCGTGTGCGCGATCCTGCTCGCGATCGGCTGCCTCGTCGCCGTGCCGAGCGCGCCGCGCCACGCGCCCTACGCCGCGCAGCGTCGCTCGATCGCCTCGATCTATCGCGAGACGTGGGATGTGCTCGCGCACGGTCCGAGCCTGCGCGCGCTCGTCGTGCCGTTCTTCCTGCAGGCCCTCGCGACGGGCCTCATGCTCGCCGGCGGCCAGTACGTCGCGACGTACATCCTGCGCGACGAGGACGCCATCACGTTCCTGTTCGTCGCGCTCATCGCGCCCGCGATCGTCGCGGCGCCCGGCTGGCAGTGGCTGTCGGCGCGCACGTCGAAGCGCTTCGCGTTCCAGCTCTCGTCGATCGTCTTCATCGTCGGCGGCGTGCTGCTCGTGCCCGCGCTGCTCGTGCCCGACGGCTGGGTCTACGCGCCCGTCGCGCTCGCGGGCCTCGGCTACGCCGGCATGCAGTCGCTGCCGATGGCGATGCTGCCGGATGCGATGGCGCACGACCGCAAGCGCACGGGCATCGACCGCTCGGGCGTCATCGGCGGCGTGTGGACCGCCATGGAGACGACGGGCTTCGCGCTCGGCGGCCTCGTGCTGTCGCTCGTGCTCGCCGCGACCGGCTACGTCGCGAGCCGCGGCGGCGCCGAGCAGCCCGAGGGCGTCCTCGTCGGCATCGCCGTCGCGTTCAGCGTGCTGCCCGCCCTCGTCGTGCTCGTGTCGCTCGCGCCGCTGCGCGGCTACCGCCTCACGCGCGCCGTCGTCGACGCCGACGTCGCACCCCAGCAGGAGACCCAGGCATGACCTTCGCCATCCAGCCCGACGAGGTGCTCGCGCGGCTGCGCTCGCTGCGCGCCGACCGCGACGCCCCCACGAAGGGTGGTCGCGTGCTGTCGTACGTCTACGACCCGGGCGTGCCCGAGCTGCACCGTCTCGTCGAGGAGTCGGCGCTCGAGGTGCTGCACCTCAACGGCCTCGACCCGTTCGTGTACGGCTCGCTCGCCGTCGTCGAGCGCGAGATCGGCGCGACGATGAAGCAGCTGCTGCACGGTGGCGAAGACGTCGTGGCCACCTGCACGTCGGGCGGCACGGAGTCGGTCATCCTCGCCGTGCTCGCCGCCCGCGAGGCGAACCCCGGCAAGCGCCGCATCGTGGCGCCCTCGACGCGTCACCCCGCGTTCGCGAAGGCCGCGCACCTGCTGGGCATGGACCTCGAGGTCGTGCCCGTGACGCCCGACGGGCGTGCCGACGTGGATGCGTTCGTCGCAGCCCTCGGCGACGACGTCGCGCTGGCCGTCGTGTCGGCCCCCAGCTACCCGCACGGCGTCGTCGACCCCATCGCCGAGATCGCCGCCGCGTGCGCCGAGCGCGGCATCGACGTGCACGTCGATGCGTGCTTCGGCGGCATGGTGCTGCCGTTCCTGCCGGACGTGCCCGCGTGGGACCTCGCGGTGCCCGGCGTCACGTCGATCTCGGCCGACCTGCACAAGTACGGCTACGGCCCCAAGGGCGCGTCGGTGCTGCTGCAGCGCGGCCCCGACCGGCAGCGCGGCATGATGTTCGCCGACGCCGACTGGCCCGGCTACCCCGTCGCCACCTCGACGCTGCTCGGCTCGCGCCAGGCCGCAGGCCTCGTCGCCGCGTGGGCCGTGCTGCAGTCGCTCGGCACCGTCGGCTTCGGCGAGCTGCAGTCGCAGTGCAGGCGCATCTCCGACGCCATCCGCGCGACCGTCGAGGGCATCGACGGCCTGCGCGTCGTCGGCGACCCCGTGGGCGTCGCCCTCGCGATCGCGACCGACGACGCATCCGACTCGCTCGTCGACCCGCTGCGCCTCGGCGACGCGCTCATCGCACGCGGCTTCCTCGCCCAGGCGCAGCCCGGCCTGCGGCAGCAGGGCCAGCCCGACCTGCCGTCGACGCTGCACCTCACGGTGACGCCCGCGCTCGGCCAGCACCTCGACGCGTTGCTCGAGGCGCTCGTCGAGGCGTCGGAGGAGGTGCGCGGCGTGCCGAAGGCCACGGGCGAGGCCGCGGCGCCGCTGCAGGCGCTCGACGGCGTGCCGCTCGACTCGGCGACGGCGGGCGCGATCCTCGCGCAGGTCGGTGCCGAGGACCTCGGCGCCGAGCGCGCCGAGCTCATCGCGATCATCGAGGCCACGCCTCGCAGCGTCATCCACCGCCTGCTCGTGGAGCTGCTCGCGCGCGAGCTCGGCGACTGACGCCGGCTCGGCGACTAGGGCGTCGAGAACGGCAGCGCGCGGCCCGCGAGCCCGCGGCCGCCGCGCAGCCGCTGCGCGAGCGCCGCGATCGCCTGCGCCGCCGGATCGTCGGGATGCGTGACGACGACGGGGCTGCCGGCGTCGCCGTCCTCGCGCAGCGCCATCGACAGCGGAACGCTCGCGAGCAGGTCGACGTCGAGGCGCGCGGCAGCCTCAGCGCCGCCGCCCGAGCCGAAGAGCTCGAGCACCGAGCCGTCGGGCTGCACGAGCCCCGCCATGTTCTCGACGACGCCCACGACCCGCTGCCCCGTCTGCCGCGCGACCTCCGCCGAGCGCTCGGCGACGTCGGCCGCCGCGCGCTGCGGCGTCGTCACGACGACGACCTCGGCGTGGGGGAGCAGCTGGCCGAGCGAGATCGCGACGTCGCCCGTGCCGGGCGGCATGTCGATGAGCAGCACGTCGAGGTCGCCCCACCACACGTCGGTGAGGAACTGCTGCAGCGTGCGGTGCAGCATGGGCCCGCGCCACGACACGGCGCGGTTGCCCTCGACGAGCATGCCGATCGACACGACGTGCACGCCATGCTTCGACGGCGGCATCATGAGGTCGCCGACGCGCGTCGGCACGTCGTCGACGCCGAGGATGCCGGGGATCGAGTAGCCGTGCACGTCGGCGTCGACGAGCCCGACGCGCAGGCCCGACTGCGCGAGCGCGACGGCGAGGTTGGCCGTGAGCGTCGACTTGCCGACGCCGCCCTTGCCGCTCGTGATCGCGAGGATGCGCGTGAGCGAGTCGGGCCCGAACGCCATCGTGCGCTTGCCCCGCAGCCGCTCGACGAGCGCCTGCCGCTCCGAGGGCGTCATGACGCCCACGGCCACGTCGACGGCGTCGACGCCGGCCACCGAGAGCGTCGCGGCGCGCACGTCGGCCTCGATGCGGTCGGCGGCGGGGCATCCGACGATCGTGAGTCGCAGGTCGACGTGGGCTGCGCCGTCGACGAGCGTGACGTCGCCGACCATGTCGAGCTCGGTGATGGGCCTGCGGATCTCGGGGTCGACGACGCGCGCGAGCGCCCCGCGGATCGCGTCGGTGCTCACGGCCTCGGCTCGGACGCGGCGTCGGGCTCGCCGGCCGCCGCCTGCGCCTCGGCCTTGCGCTGGTCCTCCATGTCGTCGAGCAGGCTCTTGAGCTCGGCGCGGATGAAGTCCTTCGTCGCCATGTCCTTGATGGCGAGGCGCAGCGCGACGACCTCGCGGGCGAGGTACTCGGTGTCGTTGAGGTTGCGCTCGGCGCGCACGCGGTCCTGCTCGATCTGCACGCGGTCGCGGTCGTCCTGCCGGTTCTGCGCGAGCAGGATCATGGGGGCCGCATAGGACGCCTGCAGCGAGAGCGCGAGCGTGAGCAGCGGGAATCCCTGGTCCTGCGGGTCGAACTGCGCGTCGTGCGGCGCGATGGAGTTGAAGCCGAGCCAGAACACGACGAAGACCGTCATGCCCACGAGGAACCACGGCGTGCCCATGCCGCGCGCCATGGCCTCGCTGAAGCCGCCGAAGCGGTCCTTCGACTCGCGCTTGCCGCGGCGTCGCCCCAGCAGCCCACGGCCGGCGCCCTTCGGCGTCGCGAGGCGGTCCTGGCGCTCGTCGCGCTCGTCCCTGCGGTCAGCCACGGCGTACCTCGTCGTCGTCGCGACGCCAGTCGTCGGGGAGGATGTGGTCGAGCACGTCGTCGACGGTCACGACGCCCACGAGCCGCGACGCGTCGTCGACGACGGGCACGGACACGAGGTTGTAGGTCGCCATCGTGCGCGTGAGCGCCGCGGCCGACTCGTCGACCCGCACGGGCTCGATCGCCGGGTCGAGCAGCGTGCCGAGACGCTCGTTCGGCGGGTAGCGCAGCAGCCGCTGGAAGTGCACGACGCCGAGGAACGCGCCGGTCGGCGGCTCGTACGGCGGCAGCGTGACGAAGACGGCGGCGGCGAGCGCCGGCGCGATCTCGTGCTTGCGGATGGTCGCGAGGGCCTCGGCGACCGTCGCGTCGGACGCGAGGATCACGGGCTCGGTCGTCATGAGTCCGCCCGCGGTGTCCTGGCCGTACGCGAGCAGCATGCGCACGTCCTCGGCCTCCTCGGGCTCCATGAGCTCGAGCAGCGCCTCGCCGCGCTCGGCGGGCAGCTGCGCGATGAGGTCGGCGGCGTCGTCGGGCTGCATCTGGTCGAGCACGTCGGCGGCGCGGTCGTCGCCGAGGGCGTCGAGGATCGCGACCTGGTCGTCCTCGCTCATCTCCTCGAGCACGTCGGCGAGGCGCTCGTCGGGCAGGTCCTCGGCGACCTCGAGCATGCGCTGCGACGGCAGGTCGAGCAGCGCCGTCGCGGCGTCGGCGGCGTTGAGGTCCTGCAGCTGGGCGAGGATGTGGTCGGACTCCTGCTCGCCCGCGTGGTCGTGCACGACGTCCATCCAGCGCGCGAGCGTCGTGGGGCCCTTGCCGAACGGCGACGTGCGGGGCTTGCGCAGGAAGACCTGGTCGACGAGCCACTCGCCGGGCGCCTGCTCGACGATCGAGAGGTCCTCGAGGCGCGCCTCGGTGCCGTCGCGCAGCGTGACGCCGCGACCGAGCACCTGGGCGAGCACGAGCTGCTCGCCGCCGCGCTGCTCGAACCGGCGCAGGTTGATGAGGCCCGTCGTGATGAGCTGGCCGCCGCCGATCGACATGACGCGGCCGATCGACAGGAACACGCGGCGCTTGCCGGTGACCTCGACGACGAAGCCGACGATGCGCGGCGCCGCGGTCTCGCGCGGCACCATGACGACGTCGCGGACCCTGCCCACCTTGTCGCCCTGGGGGTCGAAGACGGGGCAGCCCACGAGCCGTGCGACGAACGCCTTGCTGCTCACGGTGCAACGCTACCTGTGGGCTTCGCGGGTCGCGAACGCCCCACGCGGGCGAGCGTCGACGTGGGACCATGGAGACGTGAGCATCCTCCAGCCCTCCGACCGCGGCGAGCAGCGTCTGCCCGACGGCGTGGTCGTCGCGTCGTTCGCCACCTACGCCGAGGCGCAGGCTGCGGTGAACAAGGTGTCGGAGGCCGAGGCGGAGATCCGCGGGCTCGCGATCGTCGGCAACGACCTCAAGCTCGTCGAGCGCGTCATGGGCCGCCTGACGTGGGGCAAGGTCGCGTTCAACGGCATGCTGCGCGGCCTCATGTTCGGCGTGTTCTTCGGCCTCGCGATCTACCTGCTCATGCCGGAGTCGCTGCAGTCGGCGTTCATCCTGCCGCTGCTGGGTGCCGCGATGGGCATCATCCTCGCCATCGTGACGCACGCGATGACGCGCAAGCGCCGCGAGTTCTCGAGCGTGCAGCAGGTCATGGCGACGCGCTACGACATCGTCGCGCCGCAGACGATCGCGGGCAAGACGATGCACGTCATCGGGCAGCGCGCGGCCGCCGCGCCGGTCACGACCCCCGCGGAGGCGCCGGTCGTGCCCGCGCCGGAGTCGCCGCAGGCGTAGCGACGATGTCGGTCGCCTCCTTGGCGGCCGCGACGACGGCGTCCGTGATGGCGTCGAGCAGCGTCGACGACAGGTTCCACCGCTGCCAGTGCAGCGGCACGTCGATGGGGTCGCCGTCGAGCGCGACGAACGCGCCCGTCTCGAGCTGCGACGGCAGCAGCATGCCCCAGCCGAGGCCCAGCTCGATCGCGTGGCCGAACTCGGCGGATGCCGAGACGAGGTGGCGCGGCGGCGTCCCCGTGACGCCGCGCGCGGCGAGGTGCCGTGCCTGCAGCACGTCGGAGTCGTCGAAGTCGACGTAGGGCGCGCGGGCGAGCTCGTCGGCGGTGCCGCCGTCGGGCAGCCAGCGCGCGGCGAACGCGGGGCTCGCGGCGGCGACGTAGCGCATGCCGCCGATGGGGGAGGAGACGCAGCCGGGCACGGGCTCGCGCTGCGCCGTGACGGCGCCCATGACCGTGCCCGACTCGAGCAGGGCCGCCGTGCGCTCCTGGTCCTCGCGGTGCAGCTCGACGACGACGTCGTGGTCGCGGGCGACGGCGGCGACGGCGGGCAGGAACCAGCTCGCGAGGGAGTCGGCATTGACGCCGAGGCGCATGGTCGCGGTGCCCTGCTCGGCGCCGAGCTCGGTGAGCGCCTCGTGCTCGAGCAGCGCGAGCTGCCTGCCGAGCCGCAGCAGCACCGTGCCGTCGGGCGTGGGCCGCACGGGGCGCGTTCGGGTGAGCAGCACGCGGCCGAGCTGCCGCTCGAGGGCGCGGATGCGCTGGCTCACGGCCGAGGGGGTGAGGGCGAGCGCCTGGGCGGCGCCGTCGAGCGTGCCCGCGTCGACGGCGGCGACGAGGGTGCGCAGCAGGTCGCGAGGCAGCTCCATGCCTCGACGCTACCTGAAGCGATGCTTCAGGTCATGCAGGAACGTGCGCTGGTGCTGCAGGTCGCCTGGCCGTAGCGTCGACGCGTGCTCTCCTTCGCCGCCTTCCTCGCCGGACTCGCCATCTGCCTCGGCCTCATCACCTCGATCGGGGCGCAGAACTCCTACGTGCTGCGCCAGGGCATCCGTCGCGAGCACGTCGGCGCGATCGTCATCGCGTGCATCGCGAGCGAGATCGTGCTGCAGACGGCCGGCGTCGCCGGCGTGGGCGTGCTCGTGACGCACGTGCCGTGGCTCGACGGCGTGGCGCGGTGGGCGGGCGCGATCTTCCTCGTCGGCTACGCCTTCGTGTGCGCGCGACGCGCGTGGCGCGGTGGCGGGTCGCTCGTCGCGGCGCCCGACGAGACGGCAGCGGGCGAGGGCGGCGTCGCCGTGCGGCAGCGCACCTCGCGGCGCACGGCCGTGCTCACGATCCTCGCGCTCACGTGGCTCAACCCGCACGCGCTCATCGAGACGACCCTCGTCATGGGGTCGATCGCCGCGACGCACGGCGACGCGCGCTGGTCGTTCCTCGTCGGCGGCCTGCTGGCCTCCGCCATCTGGTTCGTCGGCTTCGGGTACGGCGCGAGGTTCCTCGCGCCGATCATGCGCACCGAGCGCGCGTGGCGCATCCTCGACGGCGGCATCGCCGTCGTCATGCTCGTCATCGCGGTCGCGCTCGTGGCGCTGTAGCCCCGGGCTACGCGCGCAGCGACGCCATCCACGCCTCGACCTCGTCGACGGTGCGGGGGATGCCGCCCGAGAGGTTGCGCACGCCGTCGGCGGTCACGACGACGTCGTCCTCGATGCGCACGCCGATGCCGCGCAGCTCCTCGGGCACCGTGAGGTCGTCGGGCTGGAAGTAGAGGCCGGGCTCGATCGTGAAGACCATCCCCTCCTCCACGATGCCGTCGTGGTAGAAGTCGCGACGCGCCTGGGCGCAGTCGTGCACGTCGAGGCCGAGGTGGTGGCTCGTGCCGTGCACCATCCACCGGCGGTGCAGCTGGTTCTCGGGCTCGAGCGACTCCTCGGCGCTCATCGGTAGCAGGCCCCACTCGGCCGTGCGGCGCGCGATGACCTCCATGGCGGCGGCGTGGATCTCCTTGAACACGATGCCGGGGCGCGCGACGGCGAACGCGGCGTCGGCGGCCTCGAGCACGGCCTCGTAGACCTTGCGCTGGATGGGGCTGAACGTGCCCGAGATCGGGAGCGTGCGCGTGATGTCGGCCGTGTAGAGGCTGTCGACCTCGACGCCGGCGTCGAGCAGGATGAGGTCGCCGTCGCGCACGACGCCGTCGTTGCGCGTCCAGTGCAGGATGCACGCGTGCGCGCCCGACGCCGCGATCGTGTCGTAGCCCACGGCGTTGCCGTCGATGCGAGCGCGGCGGTGGAACGTGCCCTCGACGACGCGCTCGCCGCGCGCGTGGGCGCGGGCGGCGTCGAGGTCGCGGATGACGTCGTCGAACCCGGCCTTCGTGGCGTCGACGGCGCGCTGCACCTCGGCGATCTCCCACGCGCTCTTCACGAGGCGCAGCTCGGCGAGGTCGCGGCCGACGACGTCGTCGCCGTCTGCGGAGGCGTTGGCGTGGTCGCCGAGGCGGTCGACGATCGCGGGGTCGCCCTCGCTCGTCACGAGCACGGGCACCGAGGCGTCGGCGAGCACGGCCTCGACGTCGGCGAGGTCCTTCGTCGCGAGGCCGAGGTCGGCGGCGACGTGCGCGAGCGAGGGGCGGGCGCCGATCCAGAACTCGCCGATCTCGGCGTTCGCGAAGAACTCGGTCGTGTCGCGGCCCGCGGGCTGGCGGAAGTAGAGCGTCGCATCGTGGCCATCGGCGGTCGGCTCGAGCACCAGCACGGAGTCGGGCTCGGCGTCGGCACCCCAACCGGTGAGGATCGCGAAGTCGGGGGCGGCGCGGTACGGGTAGTCGGTGTCGTTCGAGCGCTGCTTGCGCGGGCCGGCAGGCACGACGATGCGCGCCCCCGCGTGCTTCGCCGACAGGGCGGCGCGACGGGCGGCGGCCTCGGCGGCGGCGGCGCGCGGCTCGGGCAGCACCTCCTCGCGGTCGGCCCAGCCCTGCTGCACGTGCTCGACGAAGCGGCTCGACAGCGGCGTCGTCGACCGGCCGGCGTTGCGCTCGCTCGCCTGCGGCTCCGCGGTGGTCTCGGCTGCGGTCGTCTGCGTCTCGCTCATGGCATCCATCCTCCCACCGCGCGCGCCGCCGTGCAGGGTGAGCGTTCCTCGCCGACCTAGGATCGAACGGTGGCAGACGGCACGCGACTCGGACGACGCTCGTGGCGCGTCGAGAACCGCGGTCGCGACGGCGGCGTCCGCAGCGAGCACCGCTTCGGCGAGGACGTCGTGGTCGCCTGGACGTGGCACGCCGGCCACGAGCGCACGGTCGTGCTCGTGCACGGCATCGGCATGGGGCAGCAGTACTTCGGGCTGCTGCGCGCGGAGCTCGCGAAGACGTTCGACGTCGTCGCGGTCGACCTGCCCGGGTTCGGCGAGTCGCCGGAGCCCACGAAGGCGGCGAGCATGGAGGAGTGCGGCGCCATCGTGGGCGGCGTCATCCGCGACCTTCGCCTGGCCCCGGTCGTCGCGGTCGGGCACTCCATGGGCACGCAGGTCGTGAGCGAGCTCACGGCGCAGCATCCCGAGCTCGTCGACGCGCTCGTGCTCATCGCCCCGACCGTCGACCGCAAGCGGCGCAGCAAGCGCACGCAGTCGGCGCGCCTCCTGCTCGACCTCGTGAACGATCCGCCGATCGTCGGGCTCGTGGGCCTCAGGATGTACGCGCAGGCCGGGCCGCGCTGGTTCCTCAAGCAGTTCGACATGATGCTCGCGCACCGGCTCGAGACGATCGCGCCGCGCATCCAGCGTCCGACGCTCGTGATCCGTGGGTCGCGCGACGTCGTCTGCCCGCGCCGCTGGGTGCGCGAGATCGCGGGCCTCATCCCCGACGCCACCTTCCGCGAGGCGAAGGGCAAGGGACATGAGGCGATGATCACCGGTGCCGAGCCCGTCGCCGACATGATCGCCGAGTTCGTCGCCGCTCGGTCGGAGGACTGATGCGCCGCGTGCTCGGTCGCGCGGCGACGTGGGCGCGCGACTACGTGGATGCGACGCGCGGTCAGGCTCGCGCGTTCGTGCGCCGGACGACGCCGCTCGACGTCCCAGCGCCCGAC
The sequence above is a segment of the Agrococcus jejuensis genome. Coding sequences within it:
- a CDS encoding Mrp/NBP35 family ATP-binding protein, encoding MSTDAIRGALARVVDPEIRRPITELDMVGDVTLVDGAAHVDLRLTIVGCPAADRIEADVRAATLSVAGVDAVDVAVGVMTPSERQALVERLRGKRTMAFGPDSLTRILAITSGKGGVGKSTLTANLAVALAQSGLRVGLVDADVHGYSIPGILGVDDVPTRVGDLMMPPSKHGVHVVSIGMLVEGNRAVSWRGPMLHRTLQQFLTDVWWGDLDVLLIDMPPGTGDVAISLGQLLPHAEVVVVTTPQRAAADVAERSAEVARQTGQRVVGVVENMAGLVQPDGSVLELFGSGGGAEAAARLDVDLLASVPLSMALREDGDAGSPVVVTHPDDPAAQAIAALAQRLRGGRGLAGRALPFSTP
- a CDS encoding DUF1003 domain-containing protein, with amino-acid sequence MADRRDERDERQDRLATPKGAGRGLLGRRRGKRESKDRFGGFSEAMARGMGTPWFLVGMTVFVVFWLGFNSIAPHDAQFDPQDQGFPLLTLALSLQASYAAPMILLAQNRQDDRDRVQIEQDRVRAERNLNDTEYLAREVVALRLAIKDMATKDFIRAELKSLLDDMEDQRKAEAQAAAGEPDAASEPRP
- a CDS encoding magnesium transporter MgtE N-terminal domain-containing protein gives rise to the protein MSSKAFVARLVGCPVFDPQGDKVGRVRDVVMVPRETAAPRIVGFVVEVTGKRRVFLSIGRVMSIGGGQLITTGLINLRRFEQRGGEQLVLAQVLGRGVTLRDGTEARLEDLSIVEQAPGEWLVDQVFLRKPRTSPFGKGPTTLARWMDVVHDHAGEQESDHILAQLQDLNAADAATALLDLPSQRMLEVAEDLPDERLADVLEEMSEDDQVAILDALGDDRAADVLDQMQPDDAADLIAQLPAERGEALLELMEPEEAEDVRMLLAYGQDTAGGLMTTEPVILASDATVAEALATIRKHEIAPALAAAVFVTLPPYEPPTGAFLGVVHFQRLLRYPPNERLGTLLDPAIEPVRVDESAAALTRTMATYNLVSVPVVDDASRLVGVVTVDDVLDHILPDDWRRDDDEVRRG
- a CDS encoding general stress protein; its protein translation is MSILQPSDRGEQRLPDGVVVASFATYAEAQAAVNKVSEAEAEIRGLAIVGNDLKLVERVMGRLTWGKVAFNGMLRGLMFGVFFGLAIYLLMPESLQSAFILPLLGAAMGIILAIVTHAMTRKRREFSSVQQVMATRYDIVAPQTIAGKTMHVIGQRAAAAPVTTPAEAPVVPAPESPQA
- a CDS encoding LysR family transcriptional regulator ArgP, with amino-acid sequence MELPRDLLRTLVAAVDAGTLDGAAQALALTPSAVSQRIRALERQLGRVLLTRTRPVRPTPDGTVLLRLGRQLALLEHEALTELGAEQGTATMRLGVNADSLASWFLPAVAAVARDHDVVVELHREDQERTAALLESGTVMGAVTAQREPVPGCVSSPIGGMRYVAAASPAFAARWLPDGGTADELARAPYVDFDDSDVLQARHLAARGVTGTPPRHLVSASAEFGHAIELGLGWGMLLPSQLETGAFVALDGDPIDVPLHWQRWNLSSTLLDAITDAVVAAAKEATDIVATPAATPARARPAPPRGS
- a CDS encoding LysE/ArgO family amino acid transporter, whose amino-acid sequence is MLSFAAFLAGLAICLGLITSIGAQNSYVLRQGIRREHVGAIVIACIASEIVLQTAGVAGVGVLVTHVPWLDGVARWAGAIFLVGYAFVCARRAWRGGGSLVAAPDETAAGEGGVAVRQRTSRRTAVLTILALTWLNPHALIETTLVMGSIAATHGDARWSFLVGGLLASAIWFVGFGYGARFLAPIMRTERAWRILDGGIAVVMLVIAVALVAL